Genomic segment of Geminocystis herdmanii PCC 6308:
TCTGCAACCTTACCTTGATGATAATGGTAGGCTTGTTCGGTGATTAAATCGATATAACCGATGATGTCTTGATCTTGTTTAATAGGATATTGTTGTGCGACAAGAGGGCGACTAGAAACATCTTTGATAGCTTTTAGCACATCTAAAAAGGAATCTTGAGATCGATCCATTTTATTGATGTAAACTAGGTGAGGTATTTGCCAATCATCGAGGAATTTAAACAAAGGTGCGAGGGTTAATACTTTACTTACAGAAGGCTCACAAACAATAATCGCCATTCCAGCACCCACTAAAGCATTATAAGTTTCTTGCATAAATTCCACTGAACCGGGACAATCAAGAAAAGTGAAATTAATATCCTGATATTGGGTATAAGCAGAAGTGATTTCGATCGTCATATTATGGGTTTTTGCCTCTACCGAAAAATCTCCCACACTATTACCATCATTAACACTACCCTTACGATGAATTGCCCCTGAAACGAATAATAAACTTTCTAATAAGGTAGTTTTTCCACTAGAATAAGTCCCTACGATCGCAATATTCCTAATCGATGCACCACTATTTTCAGTCATAATTATACTCCTAATTGAACATTAATTCCCTCATTAATTAAGATATTTTTAATCTCAGCAAATCATCACTAATAAGAGTTTTAATAATATTATCTTTATTTTTAAAGTAACTTATTTTGAGCTTTACTAGGTACATTTTGTTATGTATCTTAAATATTAATGAACAATTAACAATTATCTCCCCAACTCTCCAACTCCCCAACTCCCCAACTCCTCAGACTAAGAAAAATTAAAAAACTTTGAGATGTGATCCCTGACTCTGATACACTTTTTGTGGATAACTTTTTATTAATTTAGATACTAATAAGTTTAATTACATATCTTTGGAGGATATAAATGTTAGAAACCACTCTAGGATTAGAGATTATTGAAGTAGTAGAACAAGCTGCGATCGCATCTTCAAAATGGATGGGAAAAGGCGAAAAAGACATTGCTGACGAAGTCGCCGTAGAAGCCATGCGCGAAAGAATGAATAAAATCAAAATGCGCGGCAGAATCGTCATCGGAGAAGGAGAAAGAGACGATGCACCCATGCTTTATATTGGGGAAGAAGTCGGTATTTGTACTCGCCCCGACGCTGGTAACTTCTGTAACCTAGAAGAATTAATCGAAATTGACATCGCTGTTGATCCCTGCGAAGGTACTAACCTTGTAGCATACGGTCAAAACGGCTCAATGGCAGTATTAGCCATCTCCGAAAAAGGTGGATTATTTGCAGCGCCTGACTTCTACATGAAAAAATTAGCTGCACCTCCTGCCGCCAAAGGTCATGTGGACATCAACAAATCTGCTACAGAAAACCTCCAAATCATTGCTGAGTGTATGAATCGCAGTATAGAGGAATTAGTAGTTGTCGTAATGGATCGTTCACGTCATAACGACTTAGTGAAAGAAATCCGTGAAGCAGGTGCAAGAGTTCGTTTAATCAGCGATGGTGACGTTTCTGCGGCGATTTCCTGTGCTTTCTCTGGTAGTAATATTCATGCCTTAATGGGTATTGGTGCTGCCCCTGAAGGAGTTATTTCCGCTGCCGCTATGCGTTGCTTAGGTGGTCACTTCCAAGGACAATTAATTTATGATCCTGAAGTCGTGAAAACTGGTTTAATTGGTGAAAGCAAAGAAAGTAACCTTGAGCGTTTACGCAGTATGGGTATTACTGATCCCGATAAAGTTTACAATGCTGATGAATTAGCTTCTGGAGAAACCGTGTTATTTGCCGCTTGTGGTATTACCCCCGGTACTTTAATGCAAGGTGTTCGTTTCTTCCATGGTGGTGCAAGAACCCAAAGTTTGGTAATCTCTAGTCAGTCTAGTACTGCTCGTTTTGTGGATACCGTGCATATGTTCGATAAACCTAAAACTATCCAATTAAAATAGTAACGGTAGGGTGGGCATTGCCC
This window contains:
- the glpX gene encoding class II fructose-bisphosphatase, whose translation is MLETTLGLEIIEVVEQAAIASSKWMGKGEKDIADEVAVEAMRERMNKIKMRGRIVIGEGERDDAPMLYIGEEVGICTRPDAGNFCNLEELIEIDIAVDPCEGTNLVAYGQNGSMAVLAISEKGGLFAAPDFYMKKLAAPPAAKGHVDINKSATENLQIIAECMNRSIEELVVVVMDRSRHNDLVKEIREAGARVRLISDGDVSAAISCAFSGSNIHALMGIGAAPEGVISAAAMRCLGGHFQGQLIYDPEVVKTGLIGESKESNLERLRSMGITDPDKVYNADELASGETVLFAACGITPGTLMQGVRFFHGGARTQSLVISSQSSTARFVDTVHMFDKPKTIQLK